Part of the Pseudarthrobacter sp. NBSH8 genome is shown below.
AGCGGCCTAGGACACCGCCCTTTCACGGCGGCGGCACGGGTTCGAATCCCGTTGGGGGTACGCAAGGAACTGGTCTGGCAGGCTGAAAACGTCTGGTAAGCTGGAAGCCTTGAAAAAAGCGGTAGCGATGCCGCGAAGCAAGAAAATCAAGGCCCTGTAGCGCAGTTGGTTAGCGCGCCGCCCTGTCACGGCGGAGGTCGCGGGTTCAAGTCCCGTCAGGGTCGCTCTGATTGCTGGAAGAAATTCCGGCAGTCAAGGTGACATGTCACCTAGGCTCTGTAGCTCAGTTGGTAGAGCGTTCGACTGAAAATCGAAAGGTCACCGGATCGACGCCGGTCGGAGCCACCACTGGGAAGCATCAGTTCTTCGGAACTGGTGCTTTTCTTCTTTAATCGGGCACCCGCCTGCGCAACGCTTCCTCCCGCCCCGTCCAGCGCTCTCAGGAGCAATCAGTGGACAGAACTCAGGAGGGGCGGGGCCGGCTCTTGTGCGAGGAGGCTGACTCTCGGCAGCTTCCCACGCCGGAACTCGCGTTAGGGATAGGGTTGGGAGCAATAGAAGGGGAGTGCCTGATGGAATACCAGAACCCACAACCCGATGCGGGTGTCGAGCGCCAGCTGATTACCAGCCACCACGCCGCCAGCCAGGCGCCCGTACCAGGGCATGGGCGCACCGTGATCGCGGAGACCGCCGTGGCAAAAGTTGCCGGCATCGCTGCCCGTACCGTGCCCGGCGTCTACTCGTTGGGCTCGGCCCCGTCCCGTGCGCTGGGAGCCATCCGGGACGCCGTCGGCAGTTCGGACCATGCGGCCGGTGTCCGCGCCGAGGTCGGTGAGACGCAGGTGGCGGTAGACATCAGTTTGGTGGCCTCCTATGGAACGCCACTGCATTCCCTGGCCGATCAGGTCAGATCGGCCGTGTACCGCGCGGTCGAGGAACTCGTTGGCCTGCAGGTCATCGAAGTGAATGTCGAAGTAACCGATGTCTACGTGGCACCGCCAGTGAAGGCCGGAGCGCCTGCCGGCGCCGAGAGGGAGGCACTGCTGTGAACCTGACCGTTGTGGGCATCGCAATAGGCGCCTTCGTGGCGTTTATGTCCTTCCAGTTCGGGCTGTGGGGCTTCCTGGTCTCCATCCTCTTTATGGCTATCGGCGCCCTCCTGGGCCGCGCAGCGGAAGGGAAACTGGACCTGCGCGGCGTCCTGGACGCCATCATCGGCCGGCGCTCCTCGTCATGACGTCAGCGTCGCCTTCCTTCCCGGTCCACGTCCTGAACGGACACAACCGCA
Proteins encoded:
- a CDS encoding Asp23/Gls24 family envelope stress response protein; protein product: MEYQNPQPDAGVERQLITSHHAASQAPVPGHGRTVIAETAVAKVAGIAARTVPGVYSLGSAPSRALGAIRDAVGSSDHAAGVRAEVGETQVAVDISLVASYGTPLHSLADQVRSAVYRAVEELVGLQVIEVNVEVTDVYVAPPVKAGAPAGAEREALL